In the genome of Candidatus Pristimantibacillus lignocellulolyticus, the window GCGCAAAGCGTGATCTCTGAATTGAACGCTGTAAAATCGGTAGTTGAAGATTACAATAGCTTTGAAACTACTCATCAAGAGTTAATGATGATACTAGAGCTTGTAGAGGAAGACGAAGATGAAGATATGGTAGCTGAACTAACGCAAGGTTTAGCTGCTCTTCAAGAGAAACTTTCTGCCTATGAACTACAGTTATTATTGAATCAACCTTATGATAAATTGAACGCTATATTAGAGTTGCATCCAGGAGCTGGTGGTACCGAGTCGCAAGATTGGGGTCTAATGCTTTATCGTATGTATACTCGTTGGGCTGAGAAGCGCGGCTTCAAAGTTGAATTACTGGACTATCTACCAGGCGATGAAGCGGGTATTAAGAGCGTAAGCATACTAGTTAAAGGATTTAACGCCTATGGATACTTGAAAGCAGAGAAGGGTGTTCATCGATTAGTTCGAATCTCACCATTCGATTCTGCTGGTCGTCGTCATACTTCATTTGCATCTTGTGATGTCGTTCCAGAAATTGATGATACGATTGAAATAGAGATTCGTTCGGAAGATTTGAAAGTTGATACGTACCGTGCAAGTGGTGCAGGTGGTCAGCATGTCAATAAGACCGAATCAGCTATACGTATCACGCATATTCCCTCTGGAATTATAGTAGCCTGTCAGCAAGAACGTTCTCAAATTGCGAACCGTGATCGTGCTATGAAGACTTTACGTTCCAAGTTATATGAGCGTAAAATTGAAGAGCAGATGAAGGAGCTTGCAGAGATCCGCGGTGATCAATCCGACATTGCATGGGGAAGTCAAATTCGTTCTTATGTGTTCCATCCCTATAGCATGGTTAAAGATCATCGTACATCTGTTGAAACGGGTAACGTTAATGCAGTAATGGATGGCGATATTGATATGTTTATTGATGGCTATTTACGCAATCAAATTCGTCAAAAGTAATAAACATATATGCTCGGAGAGTTTTTACACAATGGTGTAGAAGCTCTCCTTTTTTACATAAGAAAGGTTGGTCTACACGCCATGAAACAACAAACGAGAAAAGCCGCGAAATATTCACTTTCTCCTTCTATGCAAATCGCATGGAATATCGTTCAAGTACTTATAGGTTCATTCATCTTGGCGTTGAGTTTTAATTTGTTCCTCTTGCCGAATGGTATAGCATCCGGAGGCGTATCAGGAATTTCTATCCTCGTAGAAAGGCAGTTACAGATTCCACCAGCAGTTACACAATGGGCGCTAAATATACCTTTATTTATTGCGGCTATTTGGCTACTAGGTAAGAAATTTGGTGCTAAGTCGATATTAGGTTCTACTGTATTTCCTTTGTTCGTACTTCTTACTTCTCATTTCCCCGCACCTACTGATAATCCAATACTTGCTTCCATCTATGGTGGTATTGGTGTAGGGATTGGACTTGCGATCGTTTATCGAGGTGGAGGTTCAACCGGGGGATTAGATCTTGCTTCCCAAATGTTACATAGATTAACGGGTATTCCTTATAATCTTGCGGTCGTTTGTTTTGATGGAGCAGTCATTATTGCTGCTGCGATAATCATTTCTCCTGAGTTATCACTCTATGCGCTAATTTCACTATTTGTAACGAGTAAAAGTATCGACTTTGTGCAAAATGGACTACAGTTATCAAAGGTAGCTTTTATTATAAGCGAGCAAACAGAGCAATTAGAACAAGCGATATTGCAAGATCTTAATCGTGGTTTGACGAAATTAGAGGGTACCGGCGGATATACAGGTAACCCACGTAATGTCATTATGGTTGTTGTGGCACAGAATGAAGTATCCAAGTTGAAAAGAACTGTAGCAAAGCTTGATCCTACAGCATTTATCATTATAAGTAATACAGGTGAAGTGCTTGGTGAAGGGTTTAAATCTTACCAATAATTGAAGCGGAACAGGGTGTATATATCCATTAATATACGTTGAATTTTTATGAATACGGATGTATAATAATACAGTAATAAGCATATTCTCTTTCATACCGATATAATGTAAAATAAAGTGTTGGGTAAATTTGGGTCATCTTTAAGAAGTTGTTCAAACGGCTTAGTTGAAGATGAAAATATAGATGAGATCTACATAAATAGTAACTAGAGGGGAAGCGGTAATATGAGTAAGAAGCTAGGTATTGCAATTGTTGGGTCTACAGGATATGGCGGAGTTGAATTAATGCGTCTGCTACACTCTCATCCCAATGTTGAAATTACATCTGTCATATCTTCGTCCAGTGCAGGTACGAAAGTAACAGAAGGTTATCCTCATCTGCAAGGTATTCGTGAAGAACTGCTTGATGATGTGAATCCGGAACTAATTAAGCAAAAAGCAGATATTGTATTTTTGGCAACACCAGCCGGAGTAGCTTCAAAGCTTGCGCCTCAATATTTAGAAGTTGGTTTAAAAGTTATTGACCTGTCTGGTGATTTCCGTATTAAAGATCGTGATGTATATGAAGAGTGGTATCAGAAGCCGGCAGCAGAACAAGAACATCTTGATCAGGCGGTATTTGGACTTTCTGAAATATACGGTGAGCAAGTGAAGGATGCACCGTTTATTTCAAATCCAGGATGTTTCCCGACTGCTACTTTATTAGGACTTATTCCAGCACTTCAAGCGAACTTAATTGATCATTCTTCTATTATTATTGATGCCAAATCTGGTGTCTCTGGTGCTGGTCGTGGTGCTTCAGTAGCGAACCATTATGCAGAATTGAATGAAAACTTTAAAGCTTATAAAGTTAATAAACATCAACATATTCCGGAAGTTGAAATGGTACTTAGTCAAATCGTAAACGAACCTGTTACGGTTACATTCACGACGCATCTCGTTCCAATGACTCGTGGTATTCTTTCAACGATGTATGCAAAGCTGAAAAGTGATGTTACGGAGCAAGATCTTATTGATTTATATGAACAATATTATGAAGGTCGTTCATTCGTACGTATTCGTCCTGAAGGAAAATGGCCAGCAACAAAAGAAGTCTGGGGATCTAATTATTGTGATATTGGTTTCTCTATTGATAGACGTACGAATCGTGTAACGATTATCTCTGTTATTGATAACTTAGTTAAAGGTGCAGCAGGTCAAGCGATTCAAAATATGAATTTGATGATGGGGTGGGATGAACAACTAGGCCTACAATTCGTTCCAGTCTACCCTTAAGAGGAAGTTCAAAAAGCGGACTTTGATAACGATGTGATACGCTGTAGCTTAGTCGGCATCGAATATGAAGCGAACTTGGGAAGTCCGGTACGCATGTACCAATAACGTACATTTTCGTTTCCTCCTTCCACAAGTAGCGCTCCATCTTCTCGGTTCTGAAAGCCCGCTTTTTGAACTCTCATTAGAATTAGAAGCTCAAAAATCGGACTTTAATAACGATGTAATACGCTGTAGCTTAGTCGACATCGAATATGAAGAAAAATATTATAATTACGTAGTAATACCTCAAATATAAATCAATAGTTTAATAGCATATTTAGGAGGATAAGATCGAGATGGTAGAGGAACAGAACGAAGCTTTATTTACTATTATTCAAGAAGGCTCAGTAACATCGCCTCAAGGTTTTGTAGCAGGTGGTTTGCATTGTGGTTTGAAGAAAACAGATCGTCATGATCTAGGTGCTATTGTATGCGAAGTACCAGCTACGGCAGCTGCGGTATATACAACCAATGTATTTCAAGCAGCACCTATTAAAGTAACTCGCGAAAGTATTGCTAGCAAAGGTACGCTTCGTGCGATGATCGTGAATAGCGGTAACGCCAATGCTTGTACGGGAGATCAAGGCGAAGCAGATGCATTTGAAATGCGTAATCGTTTTGCAGAGCAAATTGGCGTAGATGCAGATCAAGTTGCTGTTGCTTCCACTGGAGTTATTGGTGAGTTATTGAAAATGGATAAAGTGCGTTCTGGTATAGATAAACTTCCAAGTCTATTAGAAAAAAGCGATAAAGGTGCTGAAGATTTCAGCCAAGCAATTTTAACAACGGATCTTGTGAAGAAGACGATTTGTGTTGAGCTAGAAGTCGATGGCAAACTAGTGAAAATTGCTGGAGCGGCAAAAGGATCTGGTATGATTCATCCGAATATGGCAACTATGCTTGGTTTCGTAACGACGGATGCTAATATTAGCTCAACGGCTCTACATCAACTATTACGCGAAGCTACTGATTTGAGCTTTAATATGATTACTGTTGATGGTGATACTTCTACGAATGATATGTTAGTCGCTATGGCAAGTGGTCTTGCAGCTCATACTGAACTAACTGAAGCTCATCCTGCATGGGCAGCTTTCAAAGCAGCTCTTACTCATGTATGTGTTGTACTAGCAAAAGCTATTGCACGTGATGGTGAGGGTGCTACGAAGTTAGTTGAGGTTCGTGTTGAAGGAGCAGTCAATGATTTTGCAGCTCAAGCAATCGCAAAAACAGTTATTGGTTCGTCTTTAGTGAAATCTGCCGTATTTGGAGCAGATGCAAACTGGGGACGTATTATTGCCGCTGTAGGTCGTGCAGGTCAACCGGTTGATCCTGCAACTGTAGATATCGCGCTAGGTTCCATTGTTACGCTAGAACAATCACGTCCTGTAGCATTCGATGAGGAAGCTGCCCTGCAATATCTTAAGGGAGACATAGTTGTGATTTCTGTTAATTTAAATATGGATAACGGTAAAGCAGTAGCATGGGGTTGCGACTTGACCTACGATTATGTACGTATTAATGCTGCTTACCGCACATAGATGTAGTTCAAAAAGCAGGCTTTGATAACGATGAGTATACTAATGCAGAATACTCGACGTCGAAGATGCCATTCATCGCTAGCTGTGGTGCTCGTGTACCAAGTACGTACACTCCGCTCCTCGCGTCACTAGCTTCATGGTATCTTCTCGGTTCTGAAAGCCCACTTTTTGGAACCTTGATAGGAAGATGCAGTTAATAATGTGGAGGAAAAGGATATGACTAAGCAACGTTTTGTAATGAAATGTGGTGGAAGTACGTTAGCGGCTCTACCAAATCGATTTTTTGAAGAATTGCGTGACCTACAAGCTTCTGGAGTAGCACCTGTTATTGTTCATGGTGGTGGCCCAGCAATTTCAGAAACGCTAGAAAAGTTAGGGATTGAAACAGAGTTTGTCCAAGGTTTACGTAAAACTAGTGATGAAGTACTTGATGTTGTCGAGATGGTACTTGCAGGACGAATTAACAAAGAAATCGTTCGTAAGATGGAAATGAATGGCGCAAGGACATTAGGACTTTCTGGTGTGGATGGCATGCTTATTGGGGCGAAGCCTGTAGCTAACAGTGCTGAGATCGGATTCGTTGGTGATGTAACGGAAGTGAATGCTTCTCTAATCGAAGGTGTTATGAGGATGGGATATATTCCTGTGATTGCACCGATTGGTATCGACCGAAGTGGTCAGCGCTATAATATTAATGCAGATACAGCAGCAGGAGCAGTTGCTTCTCATCTAGGTGTAGAGCGAATGATCGTTGTTACTGATGTGCCAGGTATTATGAAGACTGTTGATGGACAGAAAGTAACGCTACCTTCGGTAACAGTTGCTGAGATAGAAGCAATGATTACTAGTGGTGAAATATATGGTGGCATGATTCCTAAAGTACGTGCTGCGATTCAATGTATACAAGGTAAAGTACAAGAAGTCGTTATTGTAAGTGGTCAAGTTGAAGGAGTTCTTACTCAGGCTGTTACAACAGGCGGAGTGGGAACTGTTATTAAGCAATAGGGATGCTTTCGATGCTACTTTTTATAGCAGCGAAGTATTCCAAGTAGTTAATAAAAAGTTTTAGGAGTGTTTAACATGAGCCAAAGTACGGTAGAGGTAGCTAGTGGATCATTATTTCCAACGTATGCAAGATTTCCACTTGCCATTGTTAAAGGCGAAGGTAGCTGGCTGTGGGATAGCGAAGGTAATAACTATTTAGACTTTATGAGTGGAATTGCTGTTACTAATCTAGGTCATGTGCCGCAACGTGTTAAGGAAGCTTTAGTAGCACAATTAGATCAACTATGGCATATTTCGAATTTGTTCCAAATTCCTAATCAAGCGGATGCTGCAAGGCTAATTACTGATAATAGCTGTGGTGATGCTGTATTCTTCTGTAATTCTGGTGCTGAGGCGAATGAAGCAGCTATTAAGCTAGCTCGTCGTTATCAACAACTAGTTGCTCGTAATGGTCGTTATGAAGTCATTACATTCACACAATCTTTCCATGGACGTACGCTTGCAACATTAACAGCGACTGGTCAAGATAAGGTGAAGGAAGGATTTTTACCACTACCTGAAGGCTTTACTCATATTGCACTAAATGATTTTGAACTACTGAAAGCAACGATCACTGACAAAACAGCAGCTGTTATGCTAGAGATGGTTCAAGCTGAGGGTGGTATCCTGCTTGTTGATCCAACGTATATTAAGCAAGTTGCTGAACTTTGTAAGGCAGAAGGAATTTTATTAATCGTAGATGAGATCCAAACAGGCATGGGTAGAACGGGTAAATTGTTTGCATATGAGCATTTTGGTATTGAACCTGATATATTTACATTAGCAAAAGGTCTAGGTAGCGGATTCCCTGTTGGGGCTATGGTTGCTAAAGAAGCATTAAGAGAAGGCTTTACAGCAGGTAGTCATGGATCTACATTCGGTGGAACACCAATCGCGACAGCTGCAGTAAAAGCGACGATTGAAACAATCGTTGAAGAAAAGGTAGTTGATCATGCAGCGAAGCAAGGTCAATATCTACTAACGCAACTACGTGAGAAACTTAGTGGTTGCTCATTCGTAAATGAAGTACGTGGATTAGGGTTAATTATCGGTATTGAATGTAAAGAGCCGATAGCTAGCGTAATCGTGGAAGCACAAAGTAAAGGTTTGCTAGTCATTTCGGCTGGACCAAACGTGATTCGTTTGCTTCCTAATCTACTAGTGTCTAATGAAGAGATCGATCAAGCGGTGCAAATACTAACAAAGTTGCTAAGCAATCGATAGAATATTGAACATTAACTAATGAAAAGTTAAAAATTATGTTCTTAAGATTATAATGAAAATTCAAAATGTTCGCTTGTTAGTACCAAGAAGATGGCATGAAGCTAGGAAATGAAGCGCGGAGCGTACGCAGTTGGTACGTGAGCACTCACAATGTTTCTGTAAGAAACATACTTCGAAAGCATATGGTTAGCTTTCGATGAATGACATATTCGAAGTCGATTAAGCTATCATAGATAACTTCGTGATAACAAGTGGACTTTTTGAATATCTGCTAACGAAAATGCTAAGCTTCTGATGTAACTCTTCATAACAAATAGTGCATCGAGAAGCTAATGAAAAGTTTGAAGGAGGATTTAAACATGGTAAGATCCAAAGCAGAAATCGCTCAAAGTATGAAGGGCCGCGATTTTCTAATGCTAGTTGATTTTTCACAAGAAGAAATTATGTATTTGATTGAGCTGGCTATTGAGTTGAAACAGAAACAAAAAGCTGGTATTGAACATAAAGAATTACAAGGAAAAACGATAGGTCTAATTTTTGAAAAATCTTCCACGCGTACGCGTGTTTCTTTTGAAGTTGGTATTTACCAACTAGGTGGTCAAGGTCTATTCTTAAGTGGTAATGATCTTCAAATCGGCCGCGGAGAAACAATTCTAGATACAGCTCAAACATTATCTCGTTACTTAGATGGTATTATGATTCGTACGTTCGAGCACCGTAAAGTAGTAGAATTGGCTCGTGGAGCTACAATTCCTGTTATTAATGGTTTGACGGATCTATCTCATCCATGCCAAGCACTTGCTGACTTCCAAACGATCTATGAGCAAACAGGTACGTTTGAAAATGTGAAACTTGCATATATCGGTGATGGTAACAATATGGTACACTCTCTAATGATGGGTGCTGCCAAATTAGGTGTTCATATGTCAATTGCAACACCTGAAGGCTATGAACCAGATGCAGATATTATCGCTCAAACAATGGCTATCGCAGAAGAAACAGGCGCACAAATTGTTGTGTGTCGTGATCCACAAGAAGCAATTGATGGTGCAGATTTCGTGTATACTGATGTATGGGCGAGTATGGGCCAAGAGCAAGAGCAAAAAGAACGTGAGCTAGCATTTGCTAATTATCAAATCGATGAGAACCTTGTTCAATTCGCGAAGCCAGAATTCAAATTCATGCACTGCTTACCTGCACATCGTGGGGAAGAAGTGACTGAAGGAGTAATTGATGGCGATCACTCTATTATTTTTGATCAGGCTGAAAATCGTCTACATGCTCAAAAGGCGATTATGGCTGCAATCATGTCATAATAAATGAAATATGAAGGGAATCAATAACATGGCTAAAGATAAAATTGTATTAGCTTATTCAGGTGGTTTGGATACTTCCATCATCTTGAAATGGCTTAAAGAAACATATGACGCGGAAATTATCGCATTCACTGCTGATATCGGTCAAAAGGAAGAACTAGATGGACTAGAAGAAAAAGCTTTGAAAACAGGTGCTTCTAAAGTATATATTGATGATCTTACTGAAGAATTCGCTCAAGATTTCATCTTCCCAATGTTTCAAGCTGGAACAATGTATGAAGGTCAATATTTACTAGGTACTTCTATCGCTCGTCCGCTTATTGCGAAACGTATGGTGGAAATTGCTCGTGCTGAAGGTGCAAAATATATTGCTCATGGTGCAACTGGTAAAGGTAATGACCAAGTTCGTTTTGAGCTAGGCGTAGCTGCACTAGCGCCGGAAATCGAAATTATTGCTCCTTGGCGTTCTGAGCAATTCCGTAACGATTTCCCAGGTCGTGCAGAGATGATTGCTTTTGCTGAGAAACATGATATTCCGGTTTCAGCATCTGCTGCAAAACCTTATTCTACAGACCGCAATTTGCTACATATTAGCTTCGAGAGCGGTGTGTTAGAAGATCCTTGGTTCGATCCAAGTTCTGAAGAAAATGAGCCAATGTACGTACTTAGCGTATCTCCTGAGCGTGCTCCGGATCAAGCTGAATACGTTGAGCTTTCATTCGAAAAAGGTAACTGTACAGCTATTAATGGCGAAGCAATGTCTCCACTAGCTATTATGGAGAAATTGAATGAGCTTGGTGGCAAACATGGTATCGGTCGTGTTGACATGGTTGAAAACCGTTTTGTAGGTATGAAGAGCCGTGGCGTGTATGAAACTCCAGGCGGAACTATTCTATTTACAGCACATCGTAAGATGGAATCTCTAACAATGGATCGTGAAGTTATGCATCTTCGTGACTCTCTGATTTCTAAATATAGTGAGCTAGTATACAATGGTTTCTGGTTCGCTCCTGAACGTCTTGCATTGCAAGCGCTAGTGACAGAATCTCAGAAAAATGTATCTGGTGTCGTACGTTTGAAATTGTATAAAGGTAATGTTATCGGTGCTGGCGTACAAAGCCCAGTAAGCTTGTACAACCCTGATATCGCTACAATGGAAGCTGATCCATCACAAGCTTACGATCAAGGTGATGCAACTGGATTTATCCGTTTGAATGCATTGCGTTTGAAAGTTTCT includes:
- the prfB gene encoding peptide chain release factor 2 (programmed frameshift) codes for the protein MLDVTLKQDLREIANRLQTLRGSLDLELKHDIIANFEEKMSMPDFWDDNTRAQSVISELNAVKSVVEDYNSFETTHQELMMILELVEEDEDEDMVAELTQGLAALQEKLSAYELQLLLNQPYDKLNAILELHPGAGGTESQDWGLMLYRMYTRWAEKRGFKVELLDYLPGDEAGIKSVSILVKGFNAYGYLKAEKGVHRLVRISPFDSAGRRHTSFASCDVVPEIDDTIEIEIRSEDLKVDTYRASGAGGQHVNKTESAIRITHIPSGIIVACQQERSQIANRDRAMKTLRSKLYERKIEEQMKELAEIRGDQSDIAWGSQIRSYVFHPYSMVKDHRTSVETGNVNAVMDGDIDMFIDGYLRNQIRQK
- a CDS encoding YitT family protein, which encodes MQIAWNIVQVLIGSFILALSFNLFLLPNGIASGGVSGISILVERQLQIPPAVTQWALNIPLFIAAIWLLGKKFGAKSILGSTVFPLFVLLTSHFPAPTDNPILASIYGGIGVGIGLAIVYRGGGSTGGLDLASQMLHRLTGIPYNLAVVCFDGAVIIAAAIIISPELSLYALISLFVTSKSIDFVQNGLQLSKVAFIISEQTEQLEQAILQDLNRGLTKLEGTGGYTGNPRNVIMVVVAQNEVSKLKRTVAKLDPTAFIIISNTGEVLGEGFKSYQ
- the argC gene encoding N-acetyl-gamma-glutamyl-phosphate reductase codes for the protein MSKKLGIAIVGSTGYGGVELMRLLHSHPNVEITSVISSSSAGTKVTEGYPHLQGIREELLDDVNPELIKQKADIVFLATPAGVASKLAPQYLEVGLKVIDLSGDFRIKDRDVYEEWYQKPAAEQEHLDQAVFGLSEIYGEQVKDAPFISNPGCFPTATLLGLIPALQANLIDHSSIIIDAKSGVSGAGRGASVANHYAELNENFKAYKVNKHQHIPEVEMVLSQIVNEPVTVTFTTHLVPMTRGILSTMYAKLKSDVTEQDLIDLYEQYYEGRSFVRIRPEGKWPATKEVWGSNYCDIGFSIDRRTNRVTIISVIDNLVKGAAGQAIQNMNLMMGWDEQLGLQFVPVYP
- the argJ gene encoding bifunctional ornithine acetyltransferase/N-acetylglutamate synthase; translation: MVEEQNEALFTIIQEGSVTSPQGFVAGGLHCGLKKTDRHDLGAIVCEVPATAAAVYTTNVFQAAPIKVTRESIASKGTLRAMIVNSGNANACTGDQGEADAFEMRNRFAEQIGVDADQVAVASTGVIGELLKMDKVRSGIDKLPSLLEKSDKGAEDFSQAILTTDLVKKTICVELEVDGKLVKIAGAAKGSGMIHPNMATMLGFVTTDANISSTALHQLLREATDLSFNMITVDGDTSTNDMLVAMASGLAAHTELTEAHPAWAAFKAALTHVCVVLAKAIARDGEGATKLVEVRVEGAVNDFAAQAIAKTVIGSSLVKSAVFGADANWGRIIAAVGRAGQPVDPATVDIALGSIVTLEQSRPVAFDEEAALQYLKGDIVVISVNLNMDNGKAVAWGCDLTYDYVRINAAYRT
- the argB gene encoding acetylglutamate kinase, encoding MTKQRFVMKCGGSTLAALPNRFFEELRDLQASGVAPVIVHGGGPAISETLEKLGIETEFVQGLRKTSDEVLDVVEMVLAGRINKEIVRKMEMNGARTLGLSGVDGMLIGAKPVANSAEIGFVGDVTEVNASLIEGVMRMGYIPVIAPIGIDRSGQRYNINADTAAGAVASHLGVERMIVVTDVPGIMKTVDGQKVTLPSVTVAEIEAMITSGEIYGGMIPKVRAAIQCIQGKVQEVVIVSGQVEGVLTQAVTTGGVGTVIKQ
- a CDS encoding acetylornithine transaminase encodes the protein MSQSTVEVASGSLFPTYARFPLAIVKGEGSWLWDSEGNNYLDFMSGIAVTNLGHVPQRVKEALVAQLDQLWHISNLFQIPNQADAARLITDNSCGDAVFFCNSGAEANEAAIKLARRYQQLVARNGRYEVITFTQSFHGRTLATLTATGQDKVKEGFLPLPEGFTHIALNDFELLKATITDKTAAVMLEMVQAEGGILLVDPTYIKQVAELCKAEGILLIVDEIQTGMGRTGKLFAYEHFGIEPDIFTLAKGLGSGFPVGAMVAKEALREGFTAGSHGSTFGGTPIATAAVKATIETIVEEKVVDHAAKQGQYLLTQLREKLSGCSFVNEVRGLGLIIGIECKEPIASVIVEAQSKGLLVISAGPNVIRLLPNLLVSNEEIDQAVQILTKLLSNR
- the argF gene encoding ornithine carbamoyltransferase, with amino-acid sequence MVRSKAEIAQSMKGRDFLMLVDFSQEEIMYLIELAIELKQKQKAGIEHKELQGKTIGLIFEKSSTRTRVSFEVGIYQLGGQGLFLSGNDLQIGRGETILDTAQTLSRYLDGIMIRTFEHRKVVELARGATIPVINGLTDLSHPCQALADFQTIYEQTGTFENVKLAYIGDGNNMVHSLMMGAAKLGVHMSIATPEGYEPDADIIAQTMAIAEETGAQIVVCRDPQEAIDGADFVYTDVWASMGQEQEQKERELAFANYQIDENLVQFAKPEFKFMHCLPAHRGEEVTEGVIDGDHSIIFDQAENRLHAQKAIMAAIMS
- a CDS encoding argininosuccinate synthase; translated protein: MAKDKIVLAYSGGLDTSIILKWLKETYDAEIIAFTADIGQKEELDGLEEKALKTGASKVYIDDLTEEFAQDFIFPMFQAGTMYEGQYLLGTSIARPLIAKRMVEIARAEGAKYIAHGATGKGNDQVRFELGVAALAPEIEIIAPWRSEQFRNDFPGRAEMIAFAEKHDIPVSASAAKPYSTDRNLLHISFESGVLEDPWFDPSSEENEPMYVLSVSPERAPDQAEYVELSFEKGNCTAINGEAMSPLAIMEKLNELGGKHGIGRVDMVENRFVGMKSRGVYETPGGTILFTAHRKMESLTMDREVMHLRDSLISKYSELVYNGFWFAPERLALQALVTESQKNVSGVVRLKLYKGNVIGAGVQSPVSLYNPDIATMEADPSQAYDQGDATGFIRLNALRLKVSAGVTQNK